In Bifidobacterium sp. ESL0745, one DNA window encodes the following:
- a CDS encoding ABC transporter ATP-binding protein codes for MPHLSKNMLASVDKLGVSFVTDAGPIKAVDDITFTIPRKTVVGVVGESGSGKSVTARSIIKLLPETASTSGAIYISNKEGTGELDVLKLSGEDLRQLRGGEAAMVFQEPNSVLNPVFTIGWQIEEGLRAHGMKDKKELRAKSIEILKKVGIPDAETRIDYYPHQFSGGQKQRIVIAMALALNPGLILADEPTTALDVTVQMEILDLLRLARDEFGASVLIITHNMGVIADIADQVVVMYQGHVVEQGDVEQIFYHPKDPYTQRLLASVPRIGEKLVVKNKDGSVVRRSVDWRKEPVVVEAKGMSVTYPGRLMQPDFVAVNKVDFEIHRSEVLGLVGESGSGKSTTGRAIAGLQRISDGSLKVFGVQMNHVKERDFKSKRADIGFVFQDPGSSFDPLMTIAENVAEPLIVHKKYSSVADARNYVGELMEMVQLPRVYMDRFPHELSGGQRQRASLARALALKPSLLIADEPTSALDVSVQAKVLELFKRLQVEIGFACLFITHDLAVVDMLADRIMVMHKGQIVEHGDASQIIEHPQDPYTQKLLASLPVPDPRQQRERREQLHRLRGQE; via the coding sequence ATGCCGCACCTTTCCAAGAATATGCTGGCTTCGGTCGACAAGCTGGGCGTCTCCTTCGTCACCGACGCGGGCCCCATCAAGGCCGTTGACGACATCACTTTCACCATTCCGCGCAAGACCGTGGTCGGCGTGGTCGGTGAATCCGGTTCTGGCAAGTCTGTCACGGCCCGCTCGATCATCAAGTTGCTGCCCGAAACGGCTTCAACTTCCGGCGCAATCTACATCTCCAACAAGGAAGGCACTGGCGAACTCGACGTACTGAAGCTTTCCGGCGAGGATTTGCGTCAGCTGCGTGGTGGCGAGGCCGCCATGGTTTTCCAAGAGCCCAACTCTGTGCTGAACCCGGTGTTCACCATCGGCTGGCAGATTGAGGAGGGCCTGCGCGCCCACGGCATGAAGGACAAGAAAGAACTTCGTGCCAAATCCATCGAGATTTTGAAAAAGGTCGGCATCCCTGATGCCGAAACTCGCATCGACTACTATCCGCATCAGTTCTCCGGCGGCCAGAAGCAGCGTATCGTCATCGCGATGGCGCTGGCCTTGAACCCCGGCCTGATTCTCGCGGATGAGCCCACCACGGCGCTCGACGTGACCGTGCAGATGGAGATTCTCGACCTGCTGCGCCTCGCGCGCGACGAATTTGGTGCCTCGGTGCTCATCATCACCCACAACATGGGCGTGATCGCCGACATCGCCGATCAAGTGGTTGTGATGTATCAGGGCCACGTCGTCGAGCAGGGCGATGTAGAACAGATTTTCTATCACCCGAAGGACCCGTACACCCAGCGTCTGCTGGCTTCCGTGCCGCGTATCGGCGAGAAGCTTGTTGTCAAGAACAAGGACGGCAGCGTCGTCAGGCGTTCCGTGGACTGGCGCAAGGAGCCCGTGGTCGTTGAGGCCAAGGGCATGAGCGTCACCTATCCTGGCCGTCTGATGCAGCCCGATTTCGTGGCCGTCAATAAGGTCGACTTCGAGATTCACCGTTCCGAGGTTCTGGGACTGGTGGGGGAGTCCGGCTCCGGCAAGTCCACCACGGGCCGCGCCATCGCCGGCTTGCAGAGGATCAGTGACGGGTCTTTGAAGGTCTTCGGCGTTCAGATGAACCACGTCAAGGAGCGCGACTTCAAATCCAAGCGTGCCGACATCGGCTTCGTCTTCCAGGACCCAGGAAGCTCGTTCGACCCGCTCATGACCATCGCCGAGAACGTGGCCGAGCCGCTGATCGTGCACAAGAAGTATTCGTCGGTTGCCGATGCGAGGAATTACGTCGGCGAGCTGATGGAGATGGTGCAGCTGCCGCGCGTCTACATGGACCGCTTCCCGCACGAGCTTTCCGGTGGCCAGCGCCAGCGTGCATCGCTCGCCAGGGCGCTTGCCCTGAAGCCGTCGCTGCTGATTGCCGACGAGCCGACAAGTGCATTGGATGTGTCCGTACAGGCCAAAGTCTTGGAACTCTTCAAGCGCCTTCAGGTCGAGATCGGTTTCGCGTGCCTCTTCATCACCCACGACCTCGCGGTGGTCGACATGCTCGCCGACCGCATCATGGTGATGCACAAGGGCCAAATCGTCGAGCACGGCGACGCCAGCCAAATCATCGAGCATCCCCAAGACCCCTACACCCAAAAGCTCCTAGCCTCGCTCCCGGTCCCCGACCCGCGCCAGCAGCGCGAGCGCAGAGAACAGCTTCACCGCTTGCGTGGGCAGGAGTAA
- a CDS encoding ABC transporter permease: MSEKTAEQVDAKTPSKAKKPKKNRLSGGFFRFVLTRFLLIIPTVFILVTVVFFVMRATGDPISAAQGGRLSPAELHRRIHAAGYDRPLIVQYGDYLWKLLHGDLGTTLTDNQPVSSILMHYGAATFELAFLALIVALVVGISLGRIAAKHRDHASDAGIRVFAILCYATPVFFLGLVLKLIFSSWLGVLPSSGRSSLGSEMQFSRLVSPTGFYIIDALQLGDMHVLGDVLQHAILPAIALGLLTAGVFIRLVRTNVISTYNSGYVEAARSRGVSEKRLLSKHAWRPALIPIITVMGMQIATMLAGAVLTETTFEWKGLGFMLSQYLKARDFVAVQGIVILIAIIVAVVNFIVDVVSALIDPRVRY, encoded by the coding sequence ATGTCCGAAAAGACTGCCGAGCAGGTGGACGCGAAAACGCCATCAAAGGCAAAGAAACCTAAGAAAAACAGGTTGTCAGGCGGATTCTTCCGCTTCGTGCTGACAAGATTCCTGTTGATTATTCCCACGGTGTTCATTCTGGTCACCGTCGTATTCTTCGTCATGCGTGCCACCGGCGATCCGATCTCGGCGGCCCAGGGCGGCAGGCTGAGTCCTGCGGAATTGCACCGGCGCATCCACGCCGCCGGCTACGACCGCCCGCTGATTGTGCAGTACGGCGACTATCTGTGGAAACTGTTGCACGGCGACCTCGGCACAACCTTGACCGACAACCAGCCGGTCAGCTCGATTCTTATGCACTATGGTGCCGCGACCTTTGAACTTGCCTTTTTGGCGCTGATCGTCGCGCTGGTGGTCGGCATCAGCCTCGGCCGCATCGCCGCCAAGCATCGTGACCACGCTTCCGACGCCGGCATCAGGGTCTTCGCCATTCTCTGCTATGCCACCCCGGTATTCTTCCTCGGACTTGTTTTGAAACTCATCTTCTCCTCGTGGCTTGGGGTGCTCCCCAGCTCCGGGCGTTCCTCGCTGGGTAGCGAAATGCAGTTCAGCCGCCTCGTTTCGCCGACCGGTTTCTACATCATCGATGCCCTGCAACTGGGGGATATGCACGTGCTTGGCGATGTGCTTCAGCACGCCATCCTTCCGGCCATCGCGCTCGGCCTTCTGACGGCGGGTGTGTTCATCCGCTTGGTGCGTACCAACGTCATTTCCACGTACAATTCCGGTTACGTCGAGGCGGCACGTTCGCGCGGCGTCTCCGAAAAACGTCTGCTTTCCAAGCACGCCTGGCGTCCCGCGCTCATCCCGATCATCACCGTGATGGGCATGCAGATCGCGACGATGCTGGCCGGGGCGGTCTTGACCGAGACCACCTTTGAATGGAAGGGCCTGGGCTTCATGCTTTCGCAATATCTGAAAGCCCGCGATTTCGTGGCCGTTCAGGGCATCGTGATCCTGATTGCCATCATCGTGGCCGTGGTCAATTTCATCGTCGACGTCGTCAGCGCGTTGATCGACCCGAGAGTGAGGTACTGA
- a CDS encoding ABC transporter substrate-binding protein: MKYKKILAAFTVVAALASLAACGGVKKGSGSASDASTITVGTTDKVVTIDPAGSFDNGSYGVEFQVYPFLYSQNYNSSQMSPDIAADGGSWSADGTKFTVKIKPGLKFANGHALTAKDVKYSFDRVQKINDPNGPSSLLANIKSVDAPDDTTVVFTAAVPNDVTLKQVLSSPAGPIVDHQVYPADKLATSDEMMKGQGFAGPYKLSQFKQNESAQFIKNPNYKGLTPAKNKTVQVKYFADGSNLKMAVQQGSVEVASRSLTPTDIQDLKKGGKVKVVKGPGGEERFIVFNMKLQPYGEKTANPDPKKATAVRYAFADMLDRQAIASRVYKNTYTPMYSFIPDGLTGHDDTLKSAYGDGKGKPSSEKAKKELEAAGVKMPVDLKLQYNGDHYGPSSADEYAAVKSQLETDGVFKVDLQQTEWTQYNKERVVTKDSDGSYPAYQLGWFPDYPDPDDYLSPFFRDGNFVNNGYKNDEINALIAKQAGEQDKDKRVAMLKQIQDMATKDLSVIPLLQGDQIAVTSPNIKGVVLDGSFRFRYASIVKS, from the coding sequence ATGAAATATAAGAAGATATTGGCCGCGTTTACCGTGGTGGCCGCTTTGGCGTCGCTTGCGGCTTGCGGCGGCGTGAAAAAGGGTTCCGGGTCTGCCTCGGACGCGTCGACCATCACCGTCGGCACCACCGATAAGGTCGTCACCATCGATCCCGCAGGTTCCTTCGACAACGGTTCGTATGGCGTCGAGTTCCAGGTATATCCGTTCCTGTATTCGCAGAACTACAATTCCTCGCAAATGAGCCCGGACATCGCGGCCGACGGCGGAAGTTGGAGCGCCGACGGCACCAAGTTCACCGTCAAGATCAAACCCGGTCTGAAGTTCGCCAACGGGCACGCGCTGACCGCCAAGGACGTCAAGTACAGCTTCGACCGTGTCCAGAAAATCAATGATCCCAACGGCCCGTCCTCGTTGCTCGCCAATATCAAGTCCGTCGATGCGCCTGACGATACCACCGTGGTCTTCACCGCCGCCGTGCCGAACGACGTGACGTTGAAGCAGGTGCTTTCCAGCCCTGCTGGCCCCATCGTCGACCATCAGGTCTATCCGGCCGACAAACTGGCGACCAGCGACGAAATGATGAAGGGCCAAGGCTTCGCCGGCCCGTACAAGCTCAGCCAGTTCAAGCAGAACGAGTCCGCGCAGTTCATCAAGAACCCCAACTACAAGGGCCTGACCCCGGCCAAGAACAAGACCGTGCAGGTCAAGTACTTCGCCGACGGTTCGAACCTCAAGATGGCCGTGCAGCAGGGATCCGTGGAAGTCGCCTCGCGCTCGCTGACCCCGACCGATATCCAGGATTTGAAGAAGGGCGGCAAGGTCAAGGTCGTCAAGGGCCCAGGTGGTGAGGAGCGTTTCATCGTCTTCAACATGAAGTTGCAGCCTTACGGCGAGAAGACGGCTAATCCCGACCCGAAGAAGGCCACCGCGGTACGGTATGCGTTCGCCGATATGCTCGATCGTCAGGCAATCGCCAGCCGTGTCTACAAGAACACTTACACCCCGATGTATTCCTTCATTCCCGACGGCCTGACCGGTCACGATGACACTCTGAAGAGCGCCTACGGCGATGGCAAGGGCAAGCCCAGCAGCGAGAAGGCCAAGAAGGAGCTTGAAGCGGCCGGAGTCAAGATGCCGGTCGATCTGAAGTTGCAATACAATGGTGACCATTACGGCCCGTCTTCGGCGGACGAGTATGCGGCCGTCAAGTCCCAGCTCGAAACCGACGGTGTCTTCAAGGTTGATCTTCAGCAGACCGAATGGACCCAGTACAACAAGGAGCGTGTGGTCACCAAGGATTCCGACGGTTCCTACCCGGCCTACCAGCTCGGTTGGTTCCCGGATTATCCGGATCCCGACGACTATCTCTCCCCGTTCTTCCGCGATGGCAACTTCGTCAACAACGGCTACAAGAACGATGAGATCAACGCGCTGATCGCCAAGCAGGCCGGTGAGCAGGACAAGGACAAGCGTGTCGCTATGTTGAAGCAGATTCAGGACATGGCCACGAAGGATCTTTCCGTCATCCCGCTGCTGCAGGGCGACCAGATTGCCGTGACCTCCCCGAACATCAAAGGCGTGGTTTTGGACGGTTCGTTCCGCTTCCGTTACGCCTCTATCGTCAAGTCCTGA